A section of the Candidatus Methanosuratincola sp. genome encodes:
- a CDS encoding endonuclease Q family protein: protein MMQLVADLHIHSPYSRATSRNMDFKTLERYAGIKGIDIIATGDFTHPKWREEIRTQFVEEEGLYRLKDGGRCRFIISGEVCTSSVFKGRTRRIHHVILLPSIEVADQVSEELGKRGDLEADGRPMLMMSGAELVETVMEFGERCMVIPAHIWTPWFSLFGDRGGVDRIEECYEDQTPHIYAVETGLSSDPPMNWRVRALDRYTLVSNSDSHSPSKIGREANIIEVAALSYKDLVDAIMYHKKRVATIEVEPAFGKYHWTGHRNCGISVPPEEAIRMRGVCPVCGKRMTKGVAERVEELSDRPPGGRPHDVQRFYKVLPLIDTIAYALRKSPSSSETESEYWKMIGAFGTEISILLKVPIESIRKGHGDAIAEAIRLNRENRIAVEPGYDGVYGKPRDGCETKEGSDGKERFFRKRSNLDDYI from the coding sequence ATGATGCAGTTAGTGGCTGACCTTCACATACACAGCCCTTACAGCCGAGCCACAAGCAGGAACATGGATTTCAAGACCCTTGAGAGGTACGCCGGGATCAAGGGCATAGACATAATTGCTACAGGGGATTTCACCCATCCCAAATGGAGGGAGGAAATCAGAACTCAGTTCGTTGAGGAGGAGGGGCTATACCGCCTCAAGGACGGAGGCAGGTGCAGATTCATAATATCAGGCGAGGTCTGCACATCATCAGTTTTCAAGGGTAGGACGAGGAGGATCCACCATGTCATCTTGCTCCCCTCGATAGAAGTGGCTGATCAGGTAAGCGAAGAGCTGGGGAAAAGGGGTGATCTCGAGGCAGACGGGAGGCCGATGTTAATGATGAGCGGGGCTGAGCTTGTCGAGACGGTCATGGAGTTTGGTGAGCGTTGTATGGTTATTCCGGCCCACATCTGGACCCCTTGGTTTTCGCTCTTTGGCGACAGGGGGGGCGTAGACAGGATAGAGGAGTGCTATGAGGACCAGACGCCTCACATATACGCAGTAGAGACGGGCCTGTCGTCAGACCCTCCTATGAATTGGAGGGTCAGAGCGCTGGACAGGTACACACTAGTATCGAACAGCGACAGCCACAGCCCATCGAAGATCGGCAGGGAAGCCAACATAATCGAAGTTGCCGCTCTCAGCTACAAGGATCTTGTGGATGCGATAATGTACCACAAAAAAAGGGTCGCAACGATCGAGGTGGAGCCCGCGTTCGGTAAGTACCACTGGACAGGGCACAGGAATTGCGGGATCTCGGTGCCGCCCGAGGAGGCGATCAGGATGAGGGGGGTATGCCCTGTTTGCGGCAAGAGAATGACAAAAGGGGTTGCGGAAAGGGTAGAAGAGCTCTCAGATAGGCCACCTGGAGGGCGCCCCCACGATGTACAGCGCTTCTACAAAGTCTTGCCACTGATCGATACCATAGCTTATGCGCTCAGAAAAAGCCCTTCGTCTTCGGAAACAGAGTCGGAATACTGGAAGATGATAGGTGCATTCGGCACAGAGATAAGCATCCTGCTCAAAGTGCCCATCGAATCAATAAGGAAGGGACACGGAGACGCAATAGCTGAAGCAATCAGGCTCAACCGCGAGAACAGAATTGCGGTCGAGCCAGGCTATGACGGTGTGTACGGCAAACCCAGAGATGGGTGCGAAACCAAAGAGGGATCAGACGGCAAGGAGAGATTTTTTAGGAAGAGATCCAACCTAGATGATTACATCTGA
- a CDS encoding cation:proton antiporter subunit C, with amino-acid sequence MRKVTEISLQLLGFIAATVLVVVGIAGMLFLDNLIKKLIAFTLLSDGVNLALVSLGYVQGGIVPILEPGASIPEFPNNAALIFGPGIVLTNIVIGVSTTAILAALIVALYKRYGSLKASKVLKGERE; translated from the coding sequence ATGAGGAAAGTGACTGAGATCTCCCTTCAGCTTCTCGGCTTCATTGCAGCCACAGTGTTAGTTGTCGTCGGAATCGCCGGGATGCTTTTCCTGGATAACCTGATAAAGAAGCTTATAGCCTTCACATTGTTGTCCGACGGAGTAAACCTTGCGCTTGTCTCTCTGGGGTATGTCCAGGGCGGAATAGTGCCCATCCTAGAACCTGGCGCTTCCATACCCGAGTTCCCTAATAATGCTGCATTAATTTTCGGACCGGGGATCGTCCTCACTAACATCGTTATCGGGGTGAGCACAACCGCGATTCTTGCCGCACTTATCGTTGCCCTTTACAAGCGTTACGGTTCTCTGAAGGCCTCAAAGGTTCTCAAGGGTGAGCGCGAATGA
- a CDS encoding hydrogenase subunit MbhD domain-containing protein, which produces MIDGFMTVAYLMVIGVTIGAIAALLQKDLLRAAYITGAESIALAFLFHALLAPDLGLTQAIVGTVLMPGIIILAILKTRRHEESD; this is translated from the coding sequence ATGATCGACGGATTCATGACTGTCGCTTATCTAATGGTGATCGGAGTAACAATCGGGGCGATAGCTGCCCTGCTTCAGAAGGATCTTCTGAGGGCGGCTTACATAACAGGCGCAGAAAGCATTGCCCTCGCGTTCCTGTTCCATGCCCTCCTGGCACCGGACTTGGGGCTCACTCAGGCGATTGTGGGCACAGTTCTGATGCCTGGGATAATCATCCTAGCGATACTCAAGACTCGGAGGCATGAGGAAAGTGACTGA
- the speD gene encoding adenosylmethionine decarboxylase encodes MNQTSCIQEERQIVGKHVYGNLYGCDVSQINDESALKNLVIDAAKIANMTIWDTVAWKFGGPKGGVSVIALILESHIAIHTWNEFQYATVDVFTCGEKSDPQKAFQYIVSKLNPKTVTEHFADRSS; translated from the coding sequence ATGAACCAAACCTCGTGTATCCAGGAAGAGAGACAAATCGTAGGAAAGCACGTCTATGGAAACCTCTACGGCTGCGATGTCTCGCAAATAAACGATGAATCTGCGCTCAAGAATCTTGTTATTGATGCTGCAAAGATTGCAAACATGACTATCTGGGATACTGTGGCCTGGAAATTCGGAGGACCAAAGGGGGGCGTTTCTGTTATCGCCCTAATCCTCGAGAGCCACATTGCTATTCACACTTGGAACGAGTTCCAATACGCAACAGTCGATGTTTTCACATGCGGCGAGAAGAGCGATCCCCAGAAGGCATTCCAGTACATAGTCTCTAAGCTTAACCCAAAAACTGTGACAGAACACTTCGCTGACAGATCAAGCTAA
- a CDS encoding Na+/H+ antiporter subunit E: MGFMWGARFWLRLIREIIGSVIDVSKRCLNGEIDPYIHVVDTVLEKPVPQIMLANSITYTPGTVTIDIDVEGKKLYVGTIFPRGRNDIIPLEPHIERWLGK, translated from the coding sequence ATGGGTTTTATGTGGGGTGCAAGATTCTGGCTGAGGCTTATTAGGGAGATCATCGGCTCTGTGATCGACGTATCAAAAAGATGCCTCAACGGTGAGATAGACCCGTACATACATGTTGTCGATACCGTGTTGGAAAAACCAGTGCCTCAGATCATGCTCGCAAACAGCATAACCTACACGCCCGGAACTGTAACTATTGATATCGACGTCGAAGGGAAGAAACTGTACGTGGGCACAATTTTCCCTAGGGGGAGGAATGACATAATACCTTTAGAACCTCATATCGAGAGGTGGCTTGGGAAATGA
- a CDS encoding monovalent cation/H(+) antiporter subunit G: MIAEIFTLVYAAAVVAYVSWNLKKGSFVVDPSKLVLYLFAAFLIIVGALYLMGNELEGSVQAVMKIGAAGVLFAGVPPMIAATIGLFRFGDEYGLNIFYVRNHIAGVIDTVGSLVMIFAGILILRIDLVAVGFFFFLFVPFTGGALANAYYYVNQRRSEK; encoded by the coding sequence ATGATCGCTGAGATATTCACACTAGTTTACGCAGCTGCAGTGGTCGCCTATGTGTCTTGGAACCTGAAGAAAGGGTCCTTCGTGGTTGATCCAAGCAAGCTCGTATTGTACCTCTTCGCCGCCTTTCTGATAATAGTCGGCGCATTGTATCTCATGGGGAACGAACTCGAAGGCTCTGTCCAGGCGGTGATGAAGATCGGTGCTGCAGGGGTTCTGTTTGCTGGCGTACCGCCCATGATTGCAGCGACGATAGGTCTTTTCAGGTTTGGAGACGAATACGGATTAAACATTTTCTATGTGCGGAACCATATCGCTGGTGTAATTGACACCGTCGGCTCCTTAGTGATGATCTTTGCTGGGATACTCATATTAAGGATTGATCTTGTTGCAGTCGGCTTCTTCTTCTTCCTGTTCGTACCATTCACAGGAGGGGCCCTGGCGAACGCATATTATTATGTAAACCAGCGGAGGTCTGAGAAATGA
- a CDS encoding MnhB domain-containing protein, with product MEIKELRGIKGVVAAVALLIIFFGVFSSFLQLEGNVARGISEQYNKLAYRMAPNNLASWVYDYRGIDTLLETGVIYVGAVVSVLVLGRGLVRLKVPEEDEVVRVSGMDLKTETMPVLLKYFALPVVVLLIAYGLLVVLEAPTSGGGGFQCGVIVSSAYLLSVIIYGKKSPFSIKKKTLVAFGAFGWGLYVLMGLPGYLATGYWQYNVGADLWSWVSTFPGAVPEALRALFGDPFMLALQLREGVYYATSGILPIINIGEAFNVIGAICLIFFAFIYGWSDSEEVA from the coding sequence ATGGAGATAAAGGAACTTCGAGGAATAAAAGGCGTGGTCGCAGCTGTAGCCCTGCTCATTATATTCTTCGGCGTCTTCTCGTCCTTCCTGCAGCTTGAAGGGAATGTGGCTCGGGGGATAAGCGAACAGTATAACAAATTGGCATACCGGATGGCGCCAAACAATCTGGCCTCGTGGGTTTATGATTACAGGGGCATTGACACGCTCCTCGAAACGGGAGTTATCTATGTCGGTGCCGTTGTTTCAGTCCTGGTGCTAGGAAGGGGTCTGGTGAGATTAAAAGTTCCAGAGGAAGACGAGGTGGTTAGAGTATCAGGGATGGATCTGAAGACCGAGACGATGCCCGTCCTGCTCAAGTACTTTGCACTCCCTGTAGTCGTCCTGCTAATCGCTTACGGGTTGCTTGTCGTGCTTGAAGCACCAACTTCGGGTGGCGGTGGATTCCAGTGCGGCGTCATAGTATCCTCTGCCTATCTCCTGTCGGTGATAATCTACGGCAAGAAGTCGCCTTTTAGTATTAAAAAGAAGACGCTAGTTGCTTTCGGCGCATTTGGCTGGGGCCTCTATGTGCTTATGGGCCTTCCCGGATACTTGGCTACTGGCTACTGGCAATACAACGTAGGGGCAGACCTCTGGTCCTGGGTCTCTACCTTCCCAGGTGCTGTGCCAGAAGCTCTCCGCGCTCTCTTTGGCGACCCGTTCATGCTTGCACTGCAGCTCAGGGAAGGGGTATACTATGCCACCTCTGGGATACTCCCGATCATAAACATAGGCGAAGCGTTCAACGTGATCGGGGCGATTTGTCTTATCTTCTTCGCGTTCATCTACGGTTGGTCTGATTCAGAGGAGGTTGCATAG
- a CDS encoding proton-conducting transporter membrane subunit, whose amino-acid sequence MSEPVTNLWSVPLLVMIPIFTAIIVNFLYNRTRAIRFISIGAALAVFAIAVVSPYGLHWFAGHPAVNADGTYTFTASIFSWKLSLEYYYGPLQQILIALMSLLLLFVVVIATKSLSKNYGPYIAIVFLTYVSAAAILMANDFYNLWIAVELGSLLVAGLVASSGTSYAQKAALKYTFFSALAGSGLAISLGLILGITGYVNITDAITFLMTNDLGGMYAVLYVAFAFLALAWIYAGGLIPVHPLKSDVYRSAFPHATVLLQTQSKLMLVAIGIVLLRMFGPLPFAREVMLSISVLTMIIGIVMALIQTDFRWILAYIIVSHSGLVTVGLSLGTYQGVVGGLFQAVNDIVYMSILLLCCEMLLYFGKGTSIKFNGGIAKKSPWLAAFVILGAFAASGIPPFNGFQSELIIIQAALAEGLPEVAAVVLMVSISTFIALFRAIYSIFLKPGDPSPAGQPEAKGFTMPPTVFLFLSVLLAISFVLGVYPQLALGFLTESALKVVFVPWVP is encoded by the coding sequence ATGAGCGAGCCAGTAACCAATCTGTGGTCAGTACCTTTGCTGGTGATGATACCTATCTTTACCGCAATAATTGTAAACTTTTTGTACAACAGGACAAGGGCTATCCGATTCATATCGATAGGAGCAGCCCTCGCTGTATTTGCGATCGCTGTGGTTTCCCCTTACGGGCTCCATTGGTTTGCCGGTCATCCTGCGGTTAATGCCGACGGGACCTATACGTTCACTGCGAGCATCTTCTCCTGGAAGCTGTCTCTCGAATACTACTACGGCCCTCTCCAGCAGATATTGATCGCATTAATGTCCTTGTTGCTGCTGTTCGTTGTAGTCATTGCGACCAAATCCCTGAGCAAAAACTACGGGCCGTACATTGCGATAGTCTTCTTGACATACGTCTCGGCAGCTGCCATACTTATGGCGAACGACTTCTATAACCTGTGGATTGCCGTAGAGTTGGGTAGCCTCTTGGTGGCTGGCCTCGTGGCCTCTTCGGGCACAAGCTACGCCCAGAAGGCGGCTCTGAAGTACACCTTCTTCTCAGCCCTTGCTGGTTCGGGTCTCGCGATATCTCTGGGTCTTATCTTGGGAATAACCGGATATGTGAACATCACTGATGCCATAACCTTCCTTATGACAAATGATCTGGGGGGGATGTACGCGGTCCTCTACGTGGCATTTGCCTTTTTGGCACTGGCTTGGATATATGCTGGAGGTCTGATCCCTGTTCACCCGCTGAAGTCCGACGTGTATCGATCAGCTTTTCCCCATGCCACTGTTTTACTGCAGACTCAGTCCAAGCTGATGCTTGTGGCTATAGGTATCGTGCTTTTGAGGATGTTCGGCCCACTCCCGTTCGCTAGGGAAGTGATGCTTTCGATAAGCGTCCTCACCATGATCATAGGGATAGTGATGGCACTCATCCAGACCGACTTCCGCTGGATCCTTGCCTACATAATTGTGAGCCACAGCGGGCTCGTCACCGTTGGCTTATCCCTTGGGACCTACCAGGGGGTTGTAGGCGGCCTCTTCCAGGCAGTTAATGACATAGTTTATATGAGCATCCTCCTCCTATGCTGCGAGATGCTGCTCTATTTCGGAAAAGGAACTTCGATCAAATTCAATGGCGGGATAGCCAAGAAGTCGCCGTGGCTCGCAGCATTTGTCATACTGGGAGCTTTTGCCGCATCCGGCATTCCTCCGTTCAACGGCTTCCAGAGCGAGCTTATAATCATACAGGCTGCGCTTGCGGAGGGGCTTCCGGAAGTCGCTGCCGTAGTTCTGATGGTCAGCATCTCTACATTCATAGCGCTTTTCAGAGCAATTTATTCGATATTCCTGAAGCCTGGCGATCCTTCCCCAGCCGGTCAGCCTGAAGCGAAAGGATTCACCATGCCTCCGACAGTCTTTTTGTTTTTGTCTGTACTATTGGCGATATCTTTTGTTCTGGGGGTATATCCCCAGCTGGCCTTGGGTTTCCTGACCGAATCAGCATTGAAAGTGGTGTTTGTACCATGGGTTCCATAG
- the proS gene encoding proline--tRNA ligase: protein MTNPERKVWSEDYGEWFHKVIAEVPIYDTRYPVKGTGIWMPFGYRIRREVLRVIREELERTGHEEVLFPLLIPEYLLSKESEHIRNFEDEVYWVTHGGKTPLDVKLALRPTSETAMYPMFKLWINAYSDLPVRIFQIVNVFRYETKATRPMIRVREVSTFKEAHTAHATREEAEEQERIGVEVYSKIFERLKIPFLRSIRPDWDKFPGAERSVAFDTVMPDGRVLQIGTVHFLGQGFAKAFDIKYMKSDGNYEYVWQTCYGISERAIAALVSVHGDDHGLVLPSEVAPVQVVVIPIVYKGREEEVLKRCKEVKRTLEDTGLRTAVDDRREVTPGNKYYAWEMKGTPVRIEIGPRDVDSNTAVLVRRDTLKKTTVSLEALIEEVRKLLMHIDEELAKRSREWMLSKVSEAETAEQAKDILDTRGGIVELNWCGRTNCGEELEKAIDARILGVPFEDTVVTPTSGSKCVSCGGTSFKRIRVARSY, encoded by the coding sequence ATGACAAACCCCGAGAGGAAGGTCTGGAGCGAAGATTATGGCGAGTGGTTTCACAAGGTCATAGCAGAGGTCCCGATATACGACACAAGGTACCCTGTAAAGGGAACCGGGATATGGATGCCCTTTGGGTACAGAATCAGGAGGGAAGTCTTGAGGGTAATCAGGGAGGAACTTGAAAGGACAGGGCACGAAGAAGTCCTCTTCCCCTTACTCATACCGGAGTACCTGCTCAGCAAGGAAAGCGAGCATATCAGAAACTTCGAGGATGAGGTCTACTGGGTTACCCATGGTGGAAAGACCCCCCTTGACGTCAAGCTCGCCCTCAGACCGACTAGCGAAACTGCCATGTACCCTATGTTCAAGCTCTGGATAAACGCATACTCGGATTTACCGGTCAGGATCTTCCAGATAGTCAACGTATTTAGGTATGAAACAAAAGCCACTAGGCCAATGATCAGGGTTAGGGAAGTCAGTACTTTCAAAGAAGCCCACACCGCTCACGCTACCAGGGAGGAGGCCGAGGAGCAGGAGCGGATAGGCGTTGAGGTCTACTCGAAGATCTTCGAGCGGCTGAAGATCCCATTCCTGAGGAGTATCCGACCTGACTGGGACAAGTTTCCAGGGGCTGAGCGGTCGGTAGCCTTCGATACCGTGATGCCGGACGGAAGGGTTCTCCAGATAGGGACTGTCCACTTTCTAGGGCAGGGGTTTGCGAAGGCATTCGACATAAAATACATGAAGAGCGACGGGAACTATGAGTATGTTTGGCAGACCTGCTACGGCATATCAGAGAGAGCGATAGCGGCACTCGTATCGGTTCATGGGGACGACCACGGACTTGTCTTACCGAGCGAGGTCGCGCCAGTACAGGTAGTGGTGATACCGATTGTCTACAAGGGCAGGGAGGAGGAGGTCCTAAAGAGGTGCAAGGAAGTCAAGAGGACCCTCGAAGATACCGGATTGAGGACGGCGGTCGACGACCGGAGAGAAGTCACGCCAGGCAACAAATACTATGCATGGGAGATGAAGGGCACCCCTGTGAGGATTGAGATTGGACCACGAGATGTAGACAGCAACACAGCAGTGCTCGTGAGGAGGGATACATTAAAGAAGACAACTGTAAGCCTGGAGGCGCTCATTGAAGAGGTAAGAAAGTTATTGATGCATATCGATGAGGAACTGGCAAAAAGAAGCAGGGAATGGATGTTATCCAAGGTAAGCGAGGCTGAAACAGCCGAGCAGGCAAAGGATATCCTAGATACCCGAGGGGGAATTGTTGAGTTGAACTGGTGTGGGAGAACCAACTGTGGGGAGGAGCTTGAGAAGGCAATCGATGCAAGGATACTGGGTGTGCCCTTCGAAGACACGGTGGTAACACCCACAAGTGGTTCCAAGTGCGTCAGCTGCGGCGGAACCTCGTTCAAGAGAATCAGGGTTGCTAGGTCTTACTGA